The following is a genomic window from Micropterus dolomieu isolate WLL.071019.BEF.003 ecotype Adirondacks linkage group LG04, ASM2129224v1, whole genome shotgun sequence.
CCAGCAGGGAGACCCCGCACTGTATGGGGTTTACTACAGTGGCCTGAAGAGGTTCATAGAGTCGGTTTTGGACTGTCACCGAGCAGAACTGTCCCAGGTCTTCTACCCACTGTTTGTCCACATGTATCTGGAGCTGGTGTACAACAATCACGAAAATGAGGCCAAGGTTTTCTTTGAAAAGTGAGTTTCTTTGACATACTGTATCTCAATCCATCTACAAACAGTTcacttgattttgtttttggtaACATTAAATCCCGCACACTTGAATAACCCTACCTCTTTTGTTCCTCTCCGTCTCAGGTTCAGTGGGGACCAAGAGTGCTACTACGAAGAGGACTTGCGTATTTTGTCCAGCCTGACCAAGAAGGAGCACATGAGAGGCAATGAGACCCTGCTGGACTTCCGCACCAGCAAGTTTGTGCTGCGGATCTCGCGTGACTCTTACCAGCTGCTGAAGAGGCACCTGCAGGAGCGTCAGAACAACCAGATCTGGAATATCATCCAAGAGCACCTCTACATTGACATCTTTGATGGCATGCCGCGCAGCAAGAGCCAAATTGATGCCATGTCTGGCAGTTTGGCGGGAGAGGCCAAGCGAGAGGCCAATAAGGCTAAGGTTGGATTTATACGCCGACACACATGTGATGGgatctgtgttttcattttctccctGAGCTTTTTTGTTAAGTTAATGACATATCCTTGTTTATTATCATTCAATTAGGTTTATTATGGACTGCTGAAGGAACCAGAAATTGAGCTGCCTCTTGATGATGAGGACGAGGAGGCAGAGAATGAGGAGGGTAAACCCAAGAAGAAGAAACCCAAAAAGGACAGCATGGGCTCCAAGAGCAAGAAGCAGGATCCTAATGCACCTTCACAGACTAGGTAgatactaattttatatttaatttgaatgCAATGATTTACCCACACAGTACAAGACAGTTGGTGGTGTACTTCAGTGACAGTCAACATTGTCCTTGTTGTTTAGGATACCTCTTCCAGAACTAAAGGACTCAGACAAGCTGGACAAGATCATGTACATGAAAGAGTCCACCAAGAGGATCCGCCTGGGACCAGATAACCTCCCCTCCATCTGCTTCTACTCTTTTCTCAACGCCTACCAGGTAAATAACTCTTCAACTGCAGCAATTCACAGTATGTCTAACTAGTTTACACATATAAGCTAGTGGTTGAGACCGGACCATTAATTGTAAACTGCAGTAGAATAATTTCTAATTATTCTCACACCTTTGCCCTCCTGCAGGGTCTGACTGCAGTGGACTTCACAGATGACTCCAGCCTGATTGCAGGAGGCTTTGCAGACTCTACAGTGCGCGTGTGGAGTGTCACACCGAAAAAGCTCCGCAAAGTAAAGTCTGCAGCAGGTACAGTGTATGATAGTTCATGACAACCTCGCTTGATGTTGTTCAGACTTACTATAACATgaatcttttttccccctcttcttcttcttcctctctctctctctctcaagacTTGAATCTGATCGACAAAGAGTCAGACGACGTGCTGGAGAGGATCATGGATGAGAAGACGGCCAGCGAGTCAAAGATTCTCTATGGACACAGTGGCCCAGTGTATGGCATCAGCTTCAGCCCAGACAGGTATAAATCATttcagtgttcatttttatGGCTAACGTCATAAAGTCAGGCTGAGCGCTCAAGTGCATTTAGCCCAGGAGAAacatttcctttctttttcattcatGACAGATATTGAGAAAACAGTAACAGTTTAAACATGTGTATGgacaaaattatatatatttaatttggataattatggCAAGTAGAAGagggattttgtttgtttttacgtCTTCTTTATGTGCATTTAAACATGACCTTCTCTTTTTGCCTTTCAGAAACTACTTGTTGTCAAGTTCTGAAGATGGGACAATCAGACTGTGGAGTCTCCTAACATTTACTTGTCTGGTGGGCTACAAAGGCCACAACTACCCAGTGTGGGACACCCAGTTTTCCCCGCATGGGTACTATTTCATTTCAGGGGGACATGACAGAGTTGCCCGGTGAGAAACTGCAGAACTCAACTGATTAGTGTGTGAAATAATACTTTCATACAGAGTCCTTCTGTATTCTTCTGTAACGCAGAGGAAAACGTGCCGTCGATACAGAGCATCTCTGTCTACAGATGTCTGTTATTGGTCTAAGTTGTGTTTTCTCCAACAGTCTCTGGGCGACAGATCACTACCAGCCCCTGCGGATGTTTTCTGGTCACCTAGCCGATGTCACTTGCACCCGCTTCCACCCAAACTCCAATTATGTCGTCACAGGGTCGTCTGATCGCACCATCCGGCTCTGGGATGTCCTGAACGGAAACTGCGTCCGCATCTTCACCGGTCACAAGGTCAGACAAGTCACCGGTGACGTGCTTTTTATATccagtataaatatataatttgttgTCCAcagtaatgaaattaagcattTACAAACTTTTAACTTCAAAATAATCAGATTTTAGAAAGTATCATTAGTTACATTTAGTTTGGTATATGCAGAGTAGGGTATTCAGTTAGTATTCTGACATGATTCATCAGACATCAGTAAATATTGGGATCTCTAGTGATAACTTAGGCATCCGGAAACTAATAGCAAAGAAGCATGCcaattttaaacaaatacacCGACTATACATGCTTGCGTTTACTTAGAGCAAGTAAAACTGATGGATTCTATGAAGCAAGACTGTTCAGAGAATTTTCTGTACACCCACAGAGTTAAAGATGCTGAAAATCTTCAGATTTGTACCGCAGAATTGACTGTTGCAGAGACAACCACTGAACCagtcttttaacttttatttccAGGGACCTATCCACGCACTGGCTTTCTCTCCCAATGGGAAGTTCTTGGCTTCAGGGGCCACCGATGGCAGAGTTCTTCTGTGGGACATTGGTCACGGACTGATGATCGCAGAGCTTAAAGGCCACACAGATACCATCTACTCCCTCAAGTTCAGCAGAGACGGCGAGATCCTTGCCTCCGGTCGGTGACCAACAACATCTGAGTTTTGTTTATCACATATAAAAAAACTTTATGTAAACAGGCAAAGTCCCATTGAGACacagtctcttttacaagggagtcctgtatagcacaagtaaaacacaatttttcaacCATGAGTTGAAAAACAATACTAGGGATGCACTGaacctttttattcatttattttaccttttttttttttgccattgcataaattaaatagtcaaaatgtgccaCAGGATTTGGAGTGATAATGGTGCGTGGGTCTGAGTCCCAAGGGGGTCCGGTTAAGTAAAtgacatgtgtccatttacttttaatgtacacatgtaatatgttttatactttgtgaataatccaattaatcttatttccttactgtatagacaccttattttgaaaaccagacgtTGTCgtacccaatttgataaataatgttgtatgtggtaggactctcatactgcaacacttgtctttgtaaaaagagaaaatgacaggataaagtcgctaacctgcctgtcagctcgctctggtcagtttcagtggatttaccataaaggactgaatacgtgtgcactccagtttaggtgcggctagcttaatctcctcagaaacgagtgacagacactcaaagcgggtcagaccatttgttgccttttcgaagaagtcagccacagatggagtggatgtgctaggagacaattcagcagaacagtgtctgaaAATGGCgatttgtgtgtctttctctgacacttaAATGCTTCCACTCTGCCAACATGTCAACGTAAAATTTGTTTGGTCTTTTGACGTATTAGCCTGAACACcgaaaatgctttttttttgttgcaatttTCGGCCTTtcaatttcggtggccgaacaatCGGGGCATCCCTGAATTACGGTagttaaaatacaattttacacaaaatatttatatagacaaacaaaatgcaatgagttaaatatgtaaacaaacaaaattaagaCTAAATGTAGAGATCTAACTACcgttaattaaaaacaagtgcatATGTGCGTTAGAATCAGTGGAGTATTAATATAACTGTTAAACTGAATGTACTTGTAGCCACATCTGCTATACTTAAAATCTGATTTAGAGAATGATGAAGTATAAAGACCCTATACAGTAGTGACAATGTTGTCTTTTTCCCCCCCTAGGCTCCATGGACAACACTGTTCGTCTGTGGGATGCTATGAAAGCATTTGATGATTTAGAGACTGATGATTTCACAGCAGCTACAGGACACATCCATCTACAAGATAACTCCCAGGAACTTCTGCTGGGCACCTACATGTCTAAATCCACACCTGTAGTACACCTTCACTTCACCCGCAGGAACCTGCTGCTGGCTGCCGGGGCCTATAATCCATGAGACATTACTGAATTGTGAGAATCTATAGAAACTTGAAACTTCTCCACAAGTAATTTAAGAGGTTTTGGTGCAGTGAGAACCAAACTATATTATCAACAAATCACCTGAACATCTAGCTGTGAATGATAAAAAATTAGCCAACTCCTGTTATGGCCTTCAGTCTGACAGGTTCAGGTCCTAAATCAAACTGATCTCCTCACCTGAGAAGAGTGCCATTGTTGattagtttgttttgtgtttttttaaatcactgccATCAGTACAGCTTTGTTCAAACACGTGGCTGACATTTATGTATCATAGTCTTTTATACTGGTGTacactgtaaataaattaaacatgttttctatgTTTGGGACATAAATGTTCTTTATTGTTAATATCAGGAAACCAAACAGTCATATTTTATTACATGCACATCCAGCTGCCTTCTCCATTCCCAGCTGTTAGAAATGATGGTCAAAATGGACACCTATAAGGAGACAATAAGGACCTTGAGTTAACTGAATGGAGCACTACTTTGCTAAAGTACAGTGAATGTGGAAACTAATAGGATGGAGAGACTTTAATGCACTTACATTATCACTTGTCTGTGACAGCAGCCTGTTTCTTGGGCTTCAATTTGAAGAAAAGAGCAATGGCTGCAATGCTGGCATATGTGGCCAAAACACActagagagggagaaaaaaaaaaaagcatgatgAGAAATTCACGGATGCACGACAGTTTAACTGTCGAGTGTGAAAGTGCAGTTTTATGGTTAAATTGCACAAAACTCACATTCCTCCTTCCTGTGATTGTGTATGCATTGAAGTACTTAGCAATCCCAGTGAACTGGTGCTGCGTGCCAGCGTCATGTCCTCCCATGATGGATTGTTAATGGTCCTACCACAAGGAGAATAAAACGTGGTTAATGAGAGAGTTCATTTTTGACCTTGGGAACATCATGTGTGACGAGAAACTCTGGAGCTTAAACTCTTCTATGGTAGTAACTTGAAGAGTGTCTGGATTTAAGACTATTGGttggaaaaacaaagacatctgaagacgtcaccttggaCTTGGCAAAATGAtggatatttttcattttaaagaccACATATCGAGAAATAATCAGCAAGGTACAGggaaataataatgaaaaatattacaacGACTTCTGAATTAGTACTAGTCACAGAACAGTACTTAATTTTACGCTGTTTGCTGTTTTCACAGGAGGAGTGTGGGGAAAAGTAGTAAAATAATACTTAAAGAAGCTCTTCAGAATTTCCGTATTTTATTTTAGCCAGCAACACAAAAAACCCAGCTTTCTTGCACTTGTAAAGTAGCAACTGAATGTACTGGCGTTATTACATAGGAtaagtgtgtagtgtgtagtattAGTGTGCAGGTTAATGGAGGTTGGCATGCTAAGTTACCTCAATAAAATCTAAGATGACAAGCTTCAGCGCAATAACGTTAAGTTACCCCAACATTATGTCTTGCTGACAGGTAAGTACTCTTAAAATTTAATAAAGTGGTCAATACACTAATAGTGGGCATTTCATACACACTGACTTTCATCGGTCAGATCCCGCATTAGCTTCTTAGCTAGCACACTCTATAGTAAGTCTAtagtaagttaacgttagcttgctagGCTAGCCTGCTAGCTAGTTTAATTTTCAGACCGTTAGCTAAATAGTACATTGTCACAGAGAAGTTTTAAAGATAACACGGATAGTACTCGACATTGCTGAAATCAACGTGAATGTGCTAATGTGTTTCTAAATGTCTTACCTTTAAAACACGACCTCTATGGAAACAGTATGAGACAAGTGTCCTTCAGCAGAGGCCGCGATGCTATACTCACACGGAAATCCCGCCTACTCTTTGCATCACAAAAGTGTGACAGTATTGGTCCAAAAAAACGTCATTCAAAGTTAGGGTCTCAAACGACCGTTTTAATGGCTAACGAGGGTGTCAATCATTCTTTCTTGTCTGTGATTGGACAACAACTAAAACGCCCATGTGGGTTTTTCTTCCGGGTTGAGATAATGGCGTGTTGCTGAACAACATGTGAGTTTTGGGATTCACAAGCCGGAGATTTAATGTAAGGAAACATTTCATGATAAATACTGAAGGACAATTTAGTATATGTTTAAATCAAAACCGAGTTTGTCCCTATCAGAATAGGCATTTTGTCTGTTGGAAATCGTCTTTTGTGAGTAGCCGAGTGCTAAAATAGGTTACAGGTAGCTAATGTTGTCTTGTCCATTTTGAGGGGTAACTTTATGTACTGCAGTATTACAACTGATCCAAATGGACCTGGTTATATATTTTCCAGCTAAAATCGTTATATGTGCATGTGATTAATCAGCCAATGTCTCATTAGAGAGCCAGTCTGGCTACCTCCATTCGTCACAAAgcataatttaaatgttttatcagCAGCATGTTACGAGTTTTTTTTGAACGCTTGGTTTTCTTAGACATctgaaacaacataaaaacatggcATCTGTGGAGGAGGACTTCCCTCGAGGAGGGACATCAAAGAAGGCCACTGAGAGTAAAATAAtggtgcagaggacagaagtGGACAACTTGTTCCAGGTAGAGCTTCACTCTTTTCTATATCTTTCTGCATCCATACTAATGTGAAAAGACTTTACTTTTTCTGTACACCTCACTGAGCATTGGGAAAAGACTTCATAGAACATGTAATATGACTAGCCTCAAAAAGATTATCATCTAGTATTCTTCTAATTCACATTAGTGCACTACTTAAGTGGGCATCAGCTGTTCTAAATCTACCCTTTAgttaacttgtgttttgtaCACTCACTTTAGAGGGTATGTGTAAAATGCCCTCTTTAGTTAACAGTATTTTGCTTTTCTCTTGCAGTCAAACGAGCAAGCAGAAACTAAGAAAAGAAAGGGGGCAGTCAGAGATGACGGCAAGAAGCTCAAGAAGCCAAAGAcggtcaaagaaaaaaaagaaagtctgACGTTGAATGCAGCAGCCAAGTGTGTGGAAATTCTACACATCAAGGTAATACACTGTTTATAAATTGTGTTACATGTTTTAAGTAGATTCACTTTCTCAGTAGAGTTATTTTCAGTGTAACACTACTGTGAGTCAAAGGGGTATTTAGCGCagaattataattactatcattatatctctaaagtgctcattcatacagtagcctaacgtccctatccatgagtaaaatctatatattaacatcagatttgcagggtatatattgaagtaataagcttaacagattaaatgaataaaacacactcttattaaaattcaaccaatttaataataatctggataaagccaccaagttcttaaaagaactccagcacagagagaggaacaaagaaataaacacattatataaacacagcagtttggcaggtctggatgcagaatgggccacatcaggtctgga
Proteins encoded in this region:
- the taf5 gene encoding transcription initiation factor TFIID subunit 5 isoform X1, which produces MAAVQGGMADTYEEKDIKTEPSNDGCGNNNANDGRAPPGRDSTSPGSSAPAGSNKTPAAAPEDQQTLLAVLQFLRKNKLTESVEILRREAGLPEDSLDLKGGDSSATSSAGAAGTVAVEGADASALLSRVTGSSSATAPPPTKAAPGEDQPDVNVVLSAYSQQGDPALYGVYYSGLKRFIESVLDCHRAELSQVFYPLFVHMYLELVYNNHENEAKVFFEKFSGDQECYYEEDLRILSSLTKKEHMRGNETLLDFRTSKFVLRISRDSYQLLKRHLQERQNNQIWNIIQEHLYIDIFDGMPRSKSQIDAMSGSLAGEAKREANKAKVYYGLLKEPEIELPLDDEDEEAENEEGKPKKKKPKKDSMGSKSKKQDPNAPSQTRIPLPELKDSDKLDKIMYMKESTKRIRLGPDNLPSICFYSFLNAYQGLTAVDFTDDSSLIAGGFADSTVRVWSVTPKKLRKVKSAADLNLIDKESDDVLERIMDEKTASESKILYGHSGPVYGISFSPDRNYLLSSSEDGTIRLWSLLTFTCLVGYKGHNYPVWDTQFSPHGYYFISGGHDRVARLWATDHYQPLRMFSGHLADVTCTRFHPNSNYVVTGSSDRTIRLWDVLNGNCVRIFTGHKGPIHALAFSPNGKFLASGATDGRVLLWDIGHGLMIAELKGHTDTIYSLKFSRDGEILASGSMDNTVRLWDAMKAFDDLETDDFTAATGHIHLQDNSQELLLGTYMSKSTPVVHLHFTRRNLLLAAGAYNP
- the atp5md gene encoding ATP synthase membrane subunit DAPIT, mitochondrial codes for the protein MGGHDAGTQHQFTGIAKYFNAYTITGRRNCVLATYASIAAIALFFKLKPKKQAAVTDK
- the taf5 gene encoding transcription initiation factor TFIID subunit 5 isoform X2, coding for MAAVQGGMADTYEEKDIKTEPSNDGCGNNNANDGRAPPGRDSTSPGSSAPAGSNKTPAAAPEDQQTLLAVLQFLRKNKLTESVEILRREAGLPEDSLDLKGGDSSATSSAGAAGTVAVEGADASALLSRVTGSSSATAPPPTKAPGEDQPDVNVVLSAYSQQGDPALYGVYYSGLKRFIESVLDCHRAELSQVFYPLFVHMYLELVYNNHENEAKVFFEKFSGDQECYYEEDLRILSSLTKKEHMRGNETLLDFRTSKFVLRISRDSYQLLKRHLQERQNNQIWNIIQEHLYIDIFDGMPRSKSQIDAMSGSLAGEAKREANKAKVYYGLLKEPEIELPLDDEDEEAENEEGKPKKKKPKKDSMGSKSKKQDPNAPSQTRIPLPELKDSDKLDKIMYMKESTKRIRLGPDNLPSICFYSFLNAYQGLTAVDFTDDSSLIAGGFADSTVRVWSVTPKKLRKVKSAADLNLIDKESDDVLERIMDEKTASESKILYGHSGPVYGISFSPDRNYLLSSSEDGTIRLWSLLTFTCLVGYKGHNYPVWDTQFSPHGYYFISGGHDRVARLWATDHYQPLRMFSGHLADVTCTRFHPNSNYVVTGSSDRTIRLWDVLNGNCVRIFTGHKGPIHALAFSPNGKFLASGATDGRVLLWDIGHGLMIAELKGHTDTIYSLKFSRDGEILASGSMDNTVRLWDAMKAFDDLETDDFTAATGHIHLQDNSQELLLGTYMSKSTPVVHLHFTRRNLLLAAGAYNP